DNA sequence from the Tissierella sp. MB52-C2 genome:
AGAGGACTTATTTATAGGTTCCCAGTTAACTTTCACATATTCAGACTTAATTATATCTATACTCTCTTGTCTTGATAAATTATAAGCAGCACTAATATATACATCAAGTCTATATGAAGATAGTATCTTATTAATTTCTTTATATTCAGATTCAACAAAAGATATGGCATCTAAAGACTTCTCTTCTACTGTTACTTTAGTATTCTTAATTCTGTTTAGATTGAATAAAATAAAATCGCTTATTTCTTGCTTTACTATTATATCCGCATAACCTTCATGTACTAAAATATCCCCTATTTTTGTTCTCTTTATACCAAGATTAAGTATTGAACCTAAAAAATCTTTATGTGATAATCCATCTGTATCCACATTTACTCGTAAACAGATAATATCTTTAGGAACATCTATTTTTCTATAATAATCAGGATAAATGTTTATAATCTGTCTTTCAGCTTGTATAATTCCACCATTTTCTAAATAATTTATTTCCATAAATCTATTAAGAATTGACTTGGCTAATAATCTTTCATAAGGATCCATAAAATCTGTAGATTCAAAGGAATGATTAGTAAGCACCACTTCAATTTTGTCTATTATTCTTCGCATTTCAATAATCTTATCATTATCTTTAATATGCGAAATATATTTTTCCCTATCTATTTTCATGTCAATATATACCTATAATAAAATTCTACCAACAAGGTAATATATTATTCTTAAAAATATAATAGCTACTACTGGTGAAAAGTCAAACATTCCAGTTTTTATACCAGTCTTATCAAGTAAATTCCTGGCAGTTCCAAGAACAGGCTCTGTCAATTCATAAACAAATTTAATAACAATATTCTCTCCACGGATATTTAAGAAAGAAAATATTATCCTTACTAGAATTAGTAATTCAATTAAGTTAAGCAATATTGTAATGGACTTATATAAAAGTATCATTAATATAATCTACTCCTTCTTACCAAGAAAATAATCCCCTACTCTTTAGTTCTTCTTTTAATCCATCTATTTCTACATTACTAGGGGCAAAGATAAAGATATCCTTTGTAACCTTTTGAATATTCCCTTCCATTGCATATAATCCACCGCTGATAAAATCAAAGATTTGTCTCTTAATTCCATTATCTAACTGCTCTAAGTTTACTATAACTGTCTTTCTAGATTTTAAATCATCTATGATGCTTGGTGCTTCGTCGTAACTAAGAGGTTCATGTACTACAATCTTCATATTACTATTAGTATGGATATTTACTACTTTATTATTTACCTTTTTTGTTTTTGTTGGTACTACTGTATCATAGTCTTCATCATAATCTATATATTCTTCCTCATATCTCTCTTCTTCCTCTAAATCCTGTACTCCTATAAAATATTTAATCTTATCCATAAAAGTATTCATTGTATCCCTCCTAATAATTTCTTTTTCCAAATATATTAGATCCAACTCTAATCATATTTGAACCTTCCTCTATGGCTAACTCATAATCGTTTGACATTCCCATGGATAAATAATCCATAGATAGTTCTTTATAATTTCTGCTTTTTATGTCTTCTTTTAAATTGTATAAAGTTCTAAAAACCTTTCTTAAAACTTCCTCATCACTTGTATGAGGTGCTATGGTCATTAGTCCTCTAATTCTAATGTTTTCTAAAACTAAAACTTTTTCTAAAAAACTTAGTACTTCATTTACTTCAAGTCCAAATTTAGTTTCTTCTTCAGCTACATTGACTTGTAATAGAACCTCTGTAATTATTCCTTCTTTTTTTGACCTTTTGTCTAGTTCATTAGCTAATGACAGTCTATCTAAAGAATGTACTAACCTTGTTCTATTGATAATGTTTCTTACTTTATTAGTCTGTAGGTGCCCTATCATGTGATAATTTATTTTATTCCCTAATGCTTCATACTTAATGTCTAATTCTTGAACTCTATTTTCTCCTATATTGACAATTCCATAATCAAGGGCTTCTTTTATCCTATCAATATCAATGGTTTTCGTCACAGCTATTAACTCTACTTTTTCTCCATCTCTACCTGATCTCTTTAAGGCTTTTTCAACGTTTTCTTCTATAATCTGTATATTGTCTTGAATAGATATTTTTATCCCCTCCATTTAGTTAAGTATTTGTCCTTCTTTTATACTAGTGGTATTTATAAATATTTCATCAAATAATGTAATGGTTTTTGTAGGCTTTTCTTCACCTTCCAATAAAATATTACCGTTATCACCCATATCAACATACGTATAATCATTATCTTGACCTATGATTTTTACAGGCCTAAACTTCACTATACCACTTTTATCTTTAATATATACCCCTGATAAATTATCTTTATCTATTATCGCTTTAGTAGGTATCCTATAGCCCTCTTTTCTACTTTGTATAACATCAACACTTGTAAATCTAATATCGTAATAATCATGTAGCTTAGTAGTAAATCTTACTATCATAACTCCTTTTTTCCCTGATTCATTAATTGAAACAATTCTTCCCTTTAGATCATAATTGTTTTCATTCATCTGAATCTGAACGCTGTCTCCTACTTCAAAGCCTTTTATTTCTTTTAGATCTTCTATTTTCATAGCAATATACCATTCAAAATTATCTATTATTTTATATATAGGTTGTCCAACATCTACTTCAGTTTTTACCTCATTTTTTTTAGACTTAATTGAATTTAATTTATCATAAGTATAGTTTTCTAATTCTTTAGGTAAATAAGTTTCTTCATAGCCATCTATTATATAAGATACAATCCCACCGTGTGCTGAATAGTACTTTGCATGATTACTCTTGATTTCTTCATTTATGACTTCTCTTTTAGATTTTAAATTTCCTAAACTTTGGCCTGCAAGAGTATTGGAAAAGGAAACATCTTTAATCTTTTCATCATATAATGCTAATTGGTCTTTAAGCAAATATATTTCATCAAAATTTCCCGCAATTATACTTGATTGTAATTCATCTACTAAAGATTCTTTTAGATTTTCTACCTTCTCTTTTTCATTTATTATTAACTTAGTTTCAGCTTCAGATTTTTCTAAAGCTGAAATAGACTCTTCCACTTGTTCCAACTCTTCTTTTAAGGAAGATGTATCTTTCAATGAATTAACAGATACAACCTCAGAACCTGCCGCTAATCTAGTACCTTCAGCAGCCAACATTTCTAATTGTCCCTTAACTTCTGATTTTATTACTGTTTCATGTTTTATCAAAAAACCTTCAGCAGAAAACTTAGTAGTTAAATCTCCTATTTCGGGAAGGATCGTCTTTGCACCATTAGCAAGTAATGATGGAACAGATCTAAACAATAGATATAAAACCACAAAGGATATTATTATAATTCGAACATTTTTTCTTTTTCTTCTGCTCTTTTCTCTTTTATCATAAGACATAAGCTTCACCCTTTGTATATCTTTTAACTGAAAAACTTTCCATAGGTACTCAATATCTTAAATTTCTCAATATTGTCGATTTGGAATACCTTTATTTCATCTTTATGTGTAACCATCAATATAGATTTATCCTTCTTCTTAGCACCTAAAAGGATTCCATTATATTTCTTTTTTTCTTTTGTTATAACTTTAATTTCATCTCCTGCCTTTGCTCTTATACCATCTAATATAAACTCCTTCATATCAGCTTCTTTTAAATGTTCTGGAGTTACTATTTTTTTATCTATAATCACTATATTATTTTTTAAATATAATTTTTCTTTTAAAATTACAAATATATATCCAAATACACTTGTTATGAAAAGTAAAATTAAAATGGTCTGAATATATTCCAACAAGCTAACACCTCCGAATTCAAAATATACTAATAGTATAACATAATCAAATGCCATTTTAAACTACTTTACAAAATCAATTATGATACTAAAGTACTTATTTTAAATTTTTAATATTTATCAATTATGATAATATTTATTTAGATTGTCGTATCTTTCATATAATTGTAGAATTTGTAGATTATTTGCGGTTTAGCTGTTTCTTAAGGGCACTCCAAAAACGGAACAGAGGGCTATTAATAGCCCTCTGTTCCGTTTTTGGGGAATTCTTCTTATATTTTATTAAATCTATATTTTATTTTGCGTATAACTTAATACCTGTTGTATCAAAATATTGTAGCAATTCTGGCAATACATCAACTGATACTTTTTCACCATCTTCAGTGATAAAAGTGTTATTGTTAAGCTTAATATAAACTGGGTTGTTTAAGTTATACCACTCTACTAGCTTAGCTTGTGCTCTTGCGTTATTATTTAGGTAATCTGTATCAAAAGCCTCGTCACCTATAATAACTGCACTAACTGGAAGGTCTTCTATATCTCCTACTAATGTTATCTTTCCTTCTGCTATTTCTGTTAATGTAGTTCCATCTTCACCTGTAAATATTACTTCTATTTGCAAGTCTGACGCTACTACTCCCTCATGTGCTTTGTATGTTGCTTCGTATAATCCTGGCTCAACCTCTGTCATTTCATTTCCAAGTCTATTAGTTGAAGGTCCAAATGGAAGCATTATTCTATAATATGCTCTACCTCCTGCTGGTGCATTAAAGCTTATTTCTAAGGTTTCATTACTTCTAAGCTCCGTATTTTCAGTTGGCTGAAGATTTGTAATTCTTGCTGGTTCTGGATCAACAGGTCCTTCACCTGCTATTATCTTAACTTTTCCTTCTGCCATTTTTGTTATTTCGTAGCCATATTCATTTCTATATACTACCTCAATCAATAAACTTTCTACTTCTATTTCTTCTGGCACTGTCCAAGTTCCAGTATATAATCCATCTTCTTCTGTCATTGGTATTCCTATTTCATTGCTTTGTAACTCAAATGGAACCATTATTCTAAAATATCCTTGCCCTCCTGTAGGTGCATTGAAGCTAACAGTAAGGGTATCTCCTTCTCTAAGACTTATGTCTTCATCTGGTAAAACATTTGTAATAGTTGGTGACTCTAACCCTACTAATACAGTTCTTACAACTGTAGTTACATTTCCTGCTCCATCAGTTGCTTTTACAGTAATAGTATTTTCACCTTGATCTAACATCAATCTTTCATGGAAGTTATTAGATTCATCTACTGATACTTCTTTATCATTTATCTCTAATTTGGTTAAACCTATATTGTCAGTTACAGTACCTCTTACATGAACTGATTCTTCTTTTATCTTAGCATTGTCTAAGGGCTCATCTACTGTTAAAACTGGTGCTAGTTTATCTTTTATTACTACTACTGATGCTGATGGTTCTGTTTCTATTCCATTTAGCTCAGCTGTTACCTTAATTGTATTTGTTTCTTCTGGTATAGGTACTTCTACTGCAAATTCTCTATTCTCAGAATCTATTGAAGTTGTCTTTACATCGTTTACATATACATTTACCTTACCATCTGCTGTAACCTTTCCTTCTACTCTTATGGTATCTTGATTTGTATAGCTCTCTGGAGCTAGATTAGTTATTGCTGGAACGTCCATTGCATATTCCATTCTTGCTCTAATCATCAATCCGCCTTCAATATCCTCAGAGCTTATTAGTTTAAATTCTCCATCAACGTTCATATAGGATCTATCTCCATATGGTGAACTTTGGTCTATACCTGTTCCTGGACACTGAGTACCTGCTTTGTCCTGAATAGTTGAGATATAGAAGTCTTTATCTGTTGAGAATCCAAAGCTTGATAGATCTATATAGTTCCATTCGCCTCTAACTACATCTTGGAATATTGGTTCTCCAACTTTATATGGTTTTCCATTTGCATCTATTCCATATATTGTAAGTCCTATTCTGTTTCCTCCTGGACTTGGCCATGAAGTATCCCAGAAGTAAATATTTGTACCTTTTACTTTACCAAATTGATCTGGCGTAAATTTTACTGCCAATCCACTAGGTGCTGCATTTAATACTAATGCATTTTCAGCAGTTCCATCATCATAGATTATATTGTCTTCATAACCTACAAATCTCTTTAATCCTATATTTACATCTACTGTTTCATTTCCAGCTACATCTACTGTAGTTTCTCCCGGCTCAAATCCATCTGCTACTACCTTAAGTGTATATGTTCCCTCTAGAACATTAGGAATTACGAAATATCCATCTGCATCAGCTGTAACTGGTGCTACTTTTGAATCTTCTACTACTCTTACTACAGCATAAGCTGCCGGAGTCTCATAATATCTATCAAATACTCTACCTGTAATCGTTCCTTGTGGTTTTGGTTCTAATATGAAGTTTGATTTTGCAGTTTGGTCTTCAACTACGTTTACTCTAGCTTCCTTAGAATAATATCCATAAGCTTCTGCTACTAAAGTATATTCACCAATTGGAGATCTCATAAAGAATTTACCTGTAACAGGATCAACTTTAACACTTCTTCCTGTTTCTAATACTGTTACTACAGCATCAGATATTGGGATTCCTGCAAATACCATTGGTATATTTTGAACTTCTATGTCCTCTATTGTTTCAAAGTTATTAGCTCTAAGCATTTCTTCTGCCTTCAAGCTATACTTAGGTGCTGTTGGCTCTACATAATCTACTTTATCAATCTCATCTTTTTTAACTTCTAATTCCCCTAATCTTGTCATACCAGCATCCACATTGCCCATTGATTTCTTCCTTGCTACTGGCCTAATTAAAGGATTATCAGCTGTTGCTTCAGCATTATCGTAGTCCATAATGGATCTAATCATTACAGCTACTTCATAGTCTGCACCTGAATCTGCTAATGGACTTAATTGTCCTCCAACATTCAGATAAGATCTGGTCCAATCTGATGTAGAGTTATCATCTAGACCAGTTCCTGGACTATTATCACCAATTGCATCTTGCATAGTTGATATATAGAAATCGCTACCTGTTGAGAAATTAAAACCAGAAAGATCTATTAGATTCCATCCACCCCTAACTAGATTATTCACATACATAGGTGTTCCTACTTGATTACCATTTGAATCATAAATAACAAATCCTAATCTATTTCCTCCAGGTGTCGGCCAATCATTACTCCATAGATAAATATTAGCAGCTTGAACTTTTCCAAATTGTGATGGAGTAAATCTTACTGCCAACCCATTTCCTGCTGTATTTAATACTAATGCATCTTCTGCTGTTCCATCATCATAAATTAATTCTTCACCTTCAATTGGCTCTGGTTCCACATGATCTATACCCATAACGTATACATCATCTATATACCACCCAGTATATACTCCTGAAGTATCTGAGTGGAAGAAGAATCTTAATTTTATGGTTTCTCCGCTATATCCTGTTAGGACTATTTCCTCATTAGCCCATTCTTGGACTCTTCTTCCATATTTCCCACCTGCTGCCGGAGTTATATTGGTCCAAGTAGCCCCATTATCTTTAGAGATTTGTACTTGACCATAATCCCATAAAGTTGTTGTTCCTTCCATATCAACCCAGTGATTAAATATTAATATACCATCTTTATCTTCTGGTATCACTATGGACGGAGTTTCTATATAGGCATCAGTTCTATGATCATAATTTCCTGCAAGGTTAGTAGCCCATAGTTTTTCACCTGAATATGCTCGATTAGGTCCAGATGTTGGTACTCCCCATTCCCATGGATTAGCAGTTCCAGCTGTAACACCTGTTACAAATCCACCATTATCATTTTCAAAATCTGCACCAAATAGAATCTGTGCTTCCACTGGAACAGCAGATACCTCTTGTGTATAACCACTTATATTACCAGAAAGATCTACTGCATTTAATACATAATAATATGTTGTTCCAACAGTTCCTTCAGTATCTTGATAATTATTGCTGGTAGTTTCTCCTATCTTAACATATCCTTCACCTGATGTTTCTGAGCGATAAATATTATAATGTGATAGATCAGCATCTGGCGAATGGTTCCAGCTTAGCTTAATCCCTGTTAAACCTACTTCTGCAGTTAGATTAGCAGGTATTGCTGGCGCATCATTATCTTGAGCCATTAGTCTTACATTGTCTATATACCATCCTGCTGCCTGTGTTGAAGCATTAGATGTAAATCTAAAGGCTATAAATACTGGATCTTTAGATCCTATATAACTATCAAGGTTTACAAGTGCCTCTTTCCATTCTTCTCTAATACCTGTAATAACTGGTCTTGACTCAGTCCAAGTTTCACCATAGTCATCTGTTATTAGAACATAGCCCTTATCATAACTGTTTTGCATATTATACCACTCATAGAATCTTAGTGAAGCAGTTTCTAAATTTCCATCTCTTAGATCTATTGGAGGAGTAATCATCCAGCTGTCAGCATTATTTGGATAGTTTCCATCTAATGTAGTTGCTGCTAGTTTTTCTCCTTCAAATGGCTTTGGACCAACATTTGATGGTACTCCCCATTCCCATGCTCCATTGAATATCCAGCCATTAGTATTATTCTCAAAGCCTTGAGTATATTCTCCTGGGATTACACCAAATTCTATATCTATTTTATAATCTGATGTAACTACTACATCTCCTGCATAGTCTCTTACTTTTATCTTATATACAATACTATCCCCCATTAACATATCATGGGTTATAGTTCCTTTATACATTCCATTCTTATGATCTCCCGAAATCCTATTCATTGGAGCTACCATCCAATAGGACTTCCCTTGTTGTTTAACTAGAAGCTCTGCTTCTGTTATTGCAACATCATCTGATATTTCTGTAAGGATTTCTATATCTGAACCCATATAGGTTTCAAATATTTCTTGTTCATGAGTTATAGTTGCTTCTGATGTATCTTCTCCAGGAACCAATACTCTACCTGAAATATATCCTGTTCCTGTAGCTATGGATGATACTGCTTCAAATGCATCTACTAGACCATATCCATAACCCATATTTGGTGCTGTTGGATATGTGGAATCAGTTAATGGTATAGCTGTATTTTGTATAATATCTTCCATATCTTCTATTGATAAGGAGGCATTAGCTGATAAAAGAAGCGCTACTGTTCCCGAAATAGCAGGTGCTGACATGGAAGTTCCTGACCAACCACCTTGATATCCTCCTCCTGGTACTGATGAACGTATACTTGCACCTGGTGCCGATATATTTGGTTTAATTAAGGATTCATCATATGGTGATGGTCCAAGTTTTGAGAAAGATGCTCTTATATTATTTCTATCAGTTGCAGCTACTGCAAAGGATTCAGGATAATTCGCTGGGCATGATATAGATCCTGGCCAAGGCAGCGGTTCCCCTGCTCTTTGGTTTCCTGCTGAAAACACTGGAACAATTCCTGCTGCTCTCCATGCTCTAACAGCCTCTCTGTACCAATCATCTATTCCAGCTCCTCCACCCCATGAGTTATTAACCACATCTGGAGCATTGTCTGGATTTCCACCTGGTGCTAACATCCATTGTGCTGCTGATAACAATATAGCATCTGTTGTAGAGCCAGCTGTATTAAATACTCTTGCTGCTATCCATTTTGCCCCTGGTGCCACGCCTATTTTATTAGATCCATCTGGTT
Encoded proteins:
- a CDS encoding YlmH/Sll1252 family protein; amino-acid sequence: MKIDREKYISHIKDNDKIIEMRRIIDKIEVVLTNHSFESTDFMDPYERLLAKSILNRFMEINYLENGGIIQAERQIINIYPDYYRKIDVPKDIICLRVNVDTDGLSHKDFLGSILNLGIKRTKIGDILVHEGYADIIVKQEISDFILFNLNRIKNTKVTVEEKSLDAISFVESEYKEINKILSSYRLDVYISAAYNLSRQESIDIIKSEYVKVNWEPINKSSKDIAVGDIVSVRGYGRSALHSVEGISKKGKIKATIRILI
- a CDS encoding YggT family protein, translated to MILLYKSITILLNLIELLILVRIIFSFLNIRGENIVIKFVYELTEPVLGTARNLLDKTGIKTGMFDFSPVVAIIFLRIIYYLVGRILL
- a CDS encoding cell division protein SepF, yielding MNTFMDKIKYFIGVQDLEEEERYEEEYIDYDEDYDTVVPTKTKKVNNKVVNIHTNSNMKIVVHEPLSYDEAPSIIDDLKSRKTVIVNLEQLDNGIKRQIFDFISGGLYAMEGNIQKVTKDIFIFAPSNVEIDGLKEELKSRGLFSW
- a CDS encoding YggS family pyridoxal phosphate-dependent enzyme; the encoded protein is MEGIKISIQDNIQIIEENVEKALKRSGRDGEKVELIAVTKTIDIDRIKEALDYGIVNIGENRVQELDIKYEALGNKINYHMIGHLQTNKVRNIINRTRLVHSLDRLSLANELDKRSKKEGIITEVLLQVNVAEEETKFGLEVNEVLSFLEKVLVLENIRIRGLMTIAPHTSDEEVLRKVFRTLYNLKEDIKSRNYKELSMDYLSMGMSNDYELAIEEGSNMIRVGSNIFGKRNY
- a CDS encoding HlyD family efflux transporter periplasmic adaptor subunit, whose protein sequence is MSYDKREKSRRKRKNVRIIIISFVVLYLLFRSVPSLLANGAKTILPEIGDLTTKFSAEGFLIKHETVIKSEVKGQLEMLAAEGTRLAAGSEVVSVNSLKDTSSLKEELEQVEESISALEKSEAETKLIINEKEKVENLKESLVDELQSSIIAGNFDEIYLLKDQLALYDEKIKDVSFSNTLAGQSLGNLKSKREVINEEIKSNHAKYYSAHGGIVSYIIDGYEETYLPKELENYTYDKLNSIKSKKNEVKTEVDVGQPIYKIIDNFEWYIAMKIEDLKEIKGFEVGDSVQIQMNENNYDLKGRIVSINESGKKGVMIVRFTTKLHDYYDIRFTSVDVIQSRKEGYRIPTKAIIDKDNLSGVYIKDKSGIVKFRPVKIIGQDNDYTYVDMGDNGNILLEGEEKPTKTITLFDEIFINTTSIKEGQILN
- a CDS encoding S8 family serine peptidase, yielding MSKNKQVREVLSLIISLIMVLGYFTSFVYAENNQLSSAKEDLRKEASMKIEPEVMKELNNEDLAEVLVYMADQVDAEKVAYATESALSSAMTPYQTKLQVRKGVIEALKDNAELTQLNVLNYLEKELENGNVAEFTPYHIVNMVYVKATKEVIENLSYMSEVEKIYENKIHTLGEVKLDSEIKPSDNSLEWNIERVKANEVWDLGYDGTGIVVANIDSGVDWTHPALKNKWRGYDPNTGTTSASGNWFDPVYNASLPADSDEHGTHVMGTIVGQEPDGSNKIGVAPGAKWIAARVFNTAGSTTDAILLSAAQWMLAPGGNPDNAPDVVNNSWGGGAGIDDWYREAVRAWRAAGIVPVFSAGNQRAGEPLPWPGSISCPANYPESFAVAATDRNNIRASFSKLGPSPYDESLIKPNISAPGASIRSSVPGGGYQGGWSGTSMSAPAISGTVALLLSANASLSIEDMEDIIQNTAIPLTDSTYPTAPNMGYGYGLVDAFEAVSSIATGTGYISGRVLVPGEDTSEATITHEQEIFETYMGSDIEILTEISDDVAITEAELLVKQQGKSYWMVAPMNRISGDHKNGMYKGTITHDMLMGDSIVYKIKVRDYAGDVVVTSDYKIDIEFGVIPGEYTQGFENNTNGWIFNGAWEWGVPSNVGPKPFEGEKLAATTLDGNYPNNADSWMITPPIDLRDGNLETASLRFYEWYNMQNSYDKGYVLITDDYGETWTESRPVITGIREEWKEALVNLDSYIGSKDPVFIAFRFTSNASTQAAGWYIDNVRLMAQDNDAPAIPANLTAEVGLTGIKLSWNHSPDADLSHYNIYRSETSGEGYVKIGETTSNNYQDTEGTVGTTYYYVLNAVDLSGNISGYTQEVSAVPVEAQILFGADFENDNGGFVTGVTAGTANPWEWGVPTSGPNRAYSGEKLWATNLAGNYDHRTDAYIETPSIVIPEDKDGILIFNHWVDMEGTTTLWDYGQVQISKDNGATWTNITPAAGGKYGRRVQEWANEEIVLTGYSGETIKLRFFFHSDTSGVYTGWYIDDVYVMGIDHVEPEPIEGEELIYDDGTAEDALVLNTAGNGLAVRFTPSQFGKVQAANIYLWSNDWPTPGGNRLGFVIYDSNGNQVGTPMYVNNLVRGGWNLIDLSGFNFSTGSDFYISTMQDAIGDNSPGTGLDDNSTSDWTRSYLNVGGQLSPLADSGADYEVAVMIRSIMDYDNAEATADNPLIRPVARKKSMGNVDAGMTRLGELEVKKDEIDKVDYVEPTAPKYSLKAEEMLRANNFETIEDIEVQNIPMVFAGIPISDAVVTVLETGRSVKVDPVTGKFFMRSPIGEYTLVAEAYGYYSKEARVNVVEDQTAKSNFILEPKPQGTITGRVFDRYYETPAAYAVVRVVEDSKVAPVTADADGYFVIPNVLEGTYTLKVVADGFEPGETTVDVAGNETVDVNIGLKRFVGYEDNIIYDDGTAENALVLNAAPSGLAVKFTPDQFGKVKGTNIYFWDTSWPSPGGNRIGLTIYGIDANGKPYKVGEPIFQDVVRGEWNYIDLSSFGFSTDKDFYISTIQDKAGTQCPGTGIDQSSPYGDRSYMNVDGEFKLISSEDIEGGLMIRARMEYAMDVPAITNLAPESYTNQDTIRVEGKVTADGKVNVYVNDVKTTSIDSENREFAVEVPIPEETNTIKVTAELNGIETEPSASVVVIKDKLAPVLTVDEPLDNAKIKEESVHVRGTVTDNIGLTKLEINDKEVSVDESNNFHERLMLDQGENTITVKATDGAGNVTTVVRTVLVGLESPTITNVLPDEDISLREGDTLTVSFNAPTGGQGYFRIMVPFELQSNEIGIPMTEEDGLYTGTWTVPEEIEVESLLIEVVYRNEYGYEITKMAEGKVKIIAGEGPVDPEPARITNLQPTENTELRSNETLEISFNAPAGGRAYYRIMLPFGPSTNRLGNEMTEVEPGLYEATYKAHEGVVASDLQIEVIFTGEDGTTLTEIAEGKITLVGDIEDLPVSAVIIGDEAFDTDYLNNNARAQAKLVEWYNLNNPVYIKLNNNTFITEDGEKVSVDVLPELLQYFDTTGIKLYAK